GCTGCTTGTGCTTGGGGTTCTTCTTGTTGATGATGTATACGCGTCCCTTCCGACGGACGATCTTGTCGTCGGAGCTTCTCTTCTTGACGCTGGCGCGGACCTTCATGGCGTTGCCGAAAAAGTTGGTGCAGAACGTGTTATACCGAGTGAACCTCGTTGGGTTCTCCCGCTTGAGGTGACGCCGAAGGCGCCGCGTAAGGAGGCGTGTCGAGCACGGCCTCAATGTGTTCGAACGTGGTAAGCACGTCGGGTCCTCCCCGGCGAACAGCCACCATGTGTTCGTAGTGGGCCGACGGTTTGCCGTCCGCCGCACGAACCGTCCATCCGTCGCGATCCGTGGTAACCCGGTCCGTGCCGAGGTTGACCATGGGCTCGATGCAGATGGTCAGACCATGCTTGAGCTTCCGCCCACTGCCCTGTCGCCCGAAGTTGGGCACCGAGGGCTCTTCATGCAGGCTGCGACCGATACCGTGCCCGACCAGGTCGCGCACGACGCCGAAGCCCGCCGCCTCACAGCGCGCCTGTACCGCATGGCCGATGTCGCCCAGGCGCCCGCCTACGCGAGCCGCTGTGATGGCGTCCATCAGACTCTGGTAGGTCACACGGCAGAGCTCCGCATTCTCTTCGGAGAGGGTGCCCACCGCGAAGGTGTATGCCGAGTCGCCATAGAAGCCGTTCAGCACGACGCCGCAGTCCACCGAGACCATATCGCCATCCTGCAGCGGCTCGTCATTCGGAATGCCGTGCACCACCTCGTCATTGACGCTGGTGCAGAGTGTGGCCGGAAAGACGTTGCGTCCAACACGATAACCCTTGAAGGCCGGCTCTGCGCCATGGCTGCGTACAAACGCCTCCGCCACGGCATCGAGCTGCTTCGTGGTCACGCCCACCTCGATGTGACGCGCGACCTCAGCCAGCGTGCGTCCGACCAGATCGGCGGACACCCGAAGGCCTTCGATTTCGCTATCGCTCTTGAGGTGTACCATTCGAATCAGATGCCGCCGCCGCGGCGACCGCGGATCTTGCCGCTCTTCATGAAGCCGTCGTAATGGCGCATGAGCAGATGGCTCTCCACCTGCTGGAGCGTGTCCAGCGTCACGCCGACGAGGATGAGCAGACTGGTTCCTCCAAAGAACTGCGCGAAGCCCGCGGTAACGCCCGCCTGCATGGCAAATGCGGGCAGAATCGCCACAAAGCCCAGGAAAATGGAGCCCGGCAGCGTGATGCGGGTCAGGATGTTGTCGATGAACTCGCTGGTCTGCTTGCCGGGGCGAATGCCCGGGATGAAGCCACCCTGACGCTTCATCGTGTCCGCCATCTCCTTCGGGTTCACGGCGATGGCCGTGTAGAAGTAGGTGAAGAACACACAGATGACGAAGAACACGGACGAGTAGCCCCAGCCGGAGATGTCACTGAAGAACAGACCGAACTGCTGCATCGCCGGACTGTCCGGGAAGAAGCTGGCCACGGTGGCCGGCACGAACATGATCGACTGCGCAAAGATGATGGGCATCACACCGGCGGCGTTGACACGGAGCGGCAGATACTGCGTGCTGCCCCCGTAGACCTTGCGACCCACCACGCGCTTGGCATACTGCACCGGAATGCGGCGCATGCCCTGCGTCACCAGAACCACGCCTGCAGTCACCAGCGCGAACACGCCAAGCTCCAGCAGGAAGATGAAGAAGTTGCCGGAGAGCTCGTACTCGTTGTACAGGCTCTGTGGCAGGAAGGCGATGATGCCGATCATGATGATCAGCGAGATGCCGTTCCCGATGCCGTTCTCGGTGATGCGCTCACCAAGCCACATGACGAATACCGTGCCCGAGGTCAGCACAATCACCGTGGAGATCGTAAAGAACGTCTCGCCGATTACGATGGCAGATCCTGTGGCGCCGTACTGCAGCTGGATGGCAAAGCCGATCGACTGAAGCGCCGTGATAGCGATCGTTCCGTAGCGCGTGAGCTGCGTGATCTTGCGACGTCCTTCCTCGCCTTCCCGCTGGAGCTTCTGGAAGTACGGGACCACGGCCCCCATGAGCTGGATGATGATCGATGCCGTGATGTACGGCATGATGCCGAGCGCAAAGATGCCCGCTGCACTGAAGGCACCTCCCACGAAGAGGTCCAGCAAGCCGAACAGATTATTCGGATCACTCTGCGCGTTGATGGCGGAAAGCGCCTGGGCGTCGACACCGGGAAGCGTCACATAGGCGCCCAGCCGATACACCATGAGCAGACCCATGGTGTAGAGGATGCGCGTGCGCAGCTCGTCGATCTTCCAGATGTTGCGGAGACTTTCGGTAAGTCCGGCCATGAGGATGTAGGGGTTGGGAGGTTAGCCGAGAATGGTCAGGCGATTTCGGTGGCGCTGCCACCGGCCTTCTCGATCTTGGCCTTGGCCGATGCGCTGAACTTGTGGGCAGACACGTTGATGCCGGCCTCCAGCTCACCGCCGCCGAGAATCTTGACGAGGTCGTTCTTGCCGACCACACCGAGCTCCACCAGCGTCGCCGGAGTCACGTCCTGGGAAGCCTCCAGTTTGCCTGCGGCAATCAGATCCTGCAGCCGGGAGACATTGACCCCCCGGTATTCGACGCGGAAACGATTCTTGAAGCCGCCCTTCGGCACACGACGCTGAAGCGGCATCTGACCGCCCTCAAACCAGGCGGGGATGCTGGCACCGGCCCGGGCCTTCTGGCCCTTGTTGCCTTTGGTGGACGAGTGGCCACCGTAGCCGGAGCCCACTCCGCGCGCGATGCGCTTCTTTGATTTCGTCGAGCCCTCTGCGGGCTTCAGATTGCTGAGATCCATGTCAGATTTGGCTGTGCGCCCGGCTCGTGCCGAACTCGCGGTTGCTATGTCGCCCGGCCGGGACCGGACTCGCGTGAGGCAGGCATGGCGGCTGCCATGCGGTGGTGCGGCCGAGCCGCACCGGGTCTTACGCCTCCTCGACCCGGATCAGGTGCTTGACCTGATCCACCATGCCGCGGATCTGCGGCGAGTCCTCATGCTGCACCGTCTGGTGGAGCTTGCGAAGTCCCAGCGCAGCCATTGTGCGCTTCTGACCCTGCGTGCGCCCGATGGTGCTGCGGACCTGCGTGATCGTCAGTTTTGCCATAGTCGTTATCCCTCAAATACGCGGCTGAGCGGCACGCCGCGTCGTTTGGCCACCGCACCCGGGTCCTGCAGGCG
The sequence above is a segment of the Rhodothermales bacterium genome. Coding sequences within it:
- the rplO gene encoding 50S ribosomal protein L15, which translates into the protein MDLSNLKPAEGSTKSKKRIARGVGSGYGGHSSTKGNKGQKARAGASIPAWFEGGQMPLQRRVPKGGFKNRFRVEYRGVNVSRLQDLIAAGKLEASQDVTPATLVELGVVGKNDLVKILGGGELEAGINVSAHKFSASAKAKIEKAGGSATEIA
- the rpmD gene encoding 50S ribosomal protein L30, which encodes MAKLTITQVRSTIGRTQGQKRTMAALGLRKLHQTVQHEDSPQIRGMVDQVKHLIRVEEA
- the secY gene encoding preprotein translocase subunit SecY, translating into MAGLTESLRNIWKIDELRTRILYTMGLLMVYRLGAYVTLPGVDAQALSAINAQSDPNNLFGLLDLFVGGAFSAAGIFALGIMPYITASIIIQLMGAVVPYFQKLQREGEEGRRKITQLTRYGTIAITALQSIGFAIQLQYGATGSAIVIGETFFTISTVIVLTSGTVFVMWLGERITENGIGNGISLIIMIGIIAFLPQSLYNEYELSGNFFIFLLELGVFALVTAGVVLVTQGMRRIPVQYAKRVVGRKVYGGSTQYLPLRVNAAGVMPIIFAQSIMFVPATVASFFPDSPAMQQFGLFFSDISGWGYSSVFFVICVFFTYFYTAIAVNPKEMADTMKRQGGFIPGIRPGKQTSEFIDNILTRITLPGSIFLGFVAILPAFAMQAGVTAGFAQFFGGTSLLILVGVTLDTLQQVESHLLMRHYDGFMKSGKIRGRRGGGI
- the rpmJ gene encoding 50S ribosomal protein L36; amino-acid sequence: MKVRASVKKRSSDDKIVRRKGRVYIINKKNPKHKQRQG
- the map gene encoding type I methionyl aminopeptidase, producing MVHLKSDSEIEGLRVSADLVGRTLAEVARHIEVGVTTKQLDAVAEAFVRSHGAEPAFKGYRVGRNVFPATLCTSVNDEVVHGIPNDEPLQDGDMVSVDCGVVLNGFYGDSAYTFAVGTLSEENAELCRVTYQSLMDAITAARVGGRLGDIGHAVQARCEAAGFGVVRDLVGHGIGRSLHEEPSVPNFGRQGSGRKLKHGLTICIEPMVNLGTDRVTTDRDGWTVRAADGKPSAHYEHMVAVRRGGPDVLTTFEHIEAVLDTPPYAAPSASPQAGEPNEVHSV